The genomic segment CGACGCGGCGCTCGCGGAGCCGTCCGCCGCGAAGCGCGCGCAGTTGTATCAGGCGATGCAGAAGGACGTGCTCGCGAAATCGCCGTTCGCGATCCTGTTCGAGAAGGTCGCGCAGGTCGCGACGCGGCCCGGCGTGAGCGGCCTCGAAGTCGGCCCGATCAACGATCTCGTGTCGTATCGCAGTCTGAAGAAGCAGTGACGCCGTACCGGAACCACGACATGTCGACACCCGCCACTCCTCTCGAAGCGCTCCGCACGCTGCCCGCGCGGCGGCCCGGCGTGCGCTGGGCGCTGCGCGTGCTGCGCTGGGCGCTCACGCTCGCCGTGACGTTCGCCGGGCTCCTCGCGCTCACGTTCGTGATCGGCCGCGAGGTTCCGATCGACCCGGTGCTCGCCGTGCTCGGCGACCGCGCGTCGCCGCAGGCCTACGCGGCCGAGCGCATCGCGCTCGGGCTCGACAAGCCGCTTGCGACGCAGTTCATGATCTACGCGCGCGACGTGCTGCACGGCGATCTCGGCATGTCGCTGCTGACGTCGAACCCGGTGCTCGACGACATCAAGCGCGTGTTCCCCGCGACGCTCGAGCTCGCGACGCTCGCGACGCTGATCGGCATCGCGCTCGGCGTGCCGCTCGGCGTCGCGGCGGCGGTGAAGCACAACCGGCCGATCGATCACGTCGCGCGCTTCGTCGGCCTCATCGGCAACTCGGTGCCGGTGTTCTGGCTGGGACTGATGGGCCTCCTGCTGTTCTACGCGCGGCTGCATTGGGTTGCGGGACCGGGGCGGCTCGATCCGGTCTACGACGGGATGGTCGACACGCGCACGGGCAGCCTCCTGATCGACGCGGCGCTCGCCGGCGAGTGGGACGTGCTGCGCAACGCGCTGTCGCACATCGCGCTGCCCGCCGCGATCCTCGGCTACTACTCGGTTGCGTACCTGAGCCGGATGACCCGCTCGTTCATGCTCGATCAACTGAACCAGGAATACATCGTCACCGCGCGCGCGAAGGGGCTCGCCGAGCGCCGCGTGATCTGGCGGCACGCGTTCGGCAACATCGCGGTGCCGCTGCTGACCGTGATCGCGCTCACGTACAGCAACCTGCTCGAAGGCTCGGTGCTCACCGAGATCGTGTTCGCGTGGCCCGGCATCGGCTCGTATCTGACGGGCGCGCTGCTGAACGCCGACATGAACGCGGTGCTCGGCTGCACGCTCGTGATCGGCGTCATGTTCATCACGATCAATCTGCTGACCGACGCGCTCTACCGCGTGTTCGATCCGCGCGCCCGCTGATCCGGCGCGCGCCGCGCCCGTCCGTCCGTCCGTTCGAATTCATCATGCACATGAACGCTCCATCCGATCGCTCCGCTCCGACTCCCGCCGCGGCGACGCTGCGCGCGTGGCTCCTGTCCGACGCGCCCGCGTCGCGCCGGCAGGCGACGCTCGGCCTCGCGTACCGCCGCTGGCGCCGTTTCGCCGGCAATCCGCTGAACCTCTTCGGGCTCGCGATCCTCGCCATGCTCGTCGCGGTCGCGCTCGTCGCGCCGCTCGTCATGCCGCACGATCCGCTGCGCCAGGTGCTCGCCGACCGGCTGCTGCCGCCCGGCTCGCCGTCGCACTGGCTCGGCACCGACCAGCTCGGCCGCGACATTCTCTCGCGCCTCGTCGCAGGCTCGCGGCTCACGCTCGGCATCGCGATCCTCGTTGTCGCGATCGTCGTGCCGATCGGGCTCGCGATCGGCACGACGGCCGGCTACTGCGGCGGCCTCGTCGACAGCGCGCTGATGCGGATCACCGACGTCGCGCTCGCGTTCCCGAAGATCGTGCTCGCGCTCGCGTTCGCGGCGGCGCTCGGGCCGGGCGTCGTCAACGCGGTCGTCGCGATCTCGATCACTGCGTGGCCCGCGTACGCGCGGCTCGCGCGCGCGGAGACGCTGCGCATCGCGAACGCGGACTTCATCCACGCGGCGCGGCTGCAAGGCGCGTCCGATCTGCGGATCGTGCTGCGCCATGTCGTGCCGCTCTGCCTGTCGTCGGTGATCGTGCGCGCGACGCTCGACATGGCGGGCATCATCCTGACCGTCGCGGGCCTGGGCTTTCTCGGGCTCGGCGCGCAGCCGCCGAGCCCCGAATGGGGCTTCATGGTCGCGTCCGGCCGCAACGTGCTGCTCGACGCGTGGTGGGTCGCGACGCTGCCGGGCGCGGCGATCCTCGTCGTCAGCATCGCGCTCAACCTGCTCGGCGACGGTCTGCGCGACGTCTTCGATCCGCGTCATGGAGCCTGACATGTCCGCTTGCCCCGCTTCCCCGAACACGCCGCCGCTCTGCGAGATCGACGGGCTGCAGATCGGGTTTCGCACGCACGACGGCACGCTCGTCGAGGCCGTGCGCGATCTGTCGCTCACGCTCGCGCCGGGCGAGCGGCTCAGCATCGTCGGCGAATCCGGCTCCGGCAAGTCGCTGACGGGCCGCGCGCTGCTCGGCCTGCTGCCCGCAGCCGCGCAGTGGCGCGCCAGGACGCTGCGCTTCGAAGGCCGCGACCTGCTCGCGCTCGGCGCGCGCGAGCGGCGCAAGCTGTGCGGCGGCGCGATGGGGATGATCCTGCAGGACCCGAAATATTCGCTGAACCCGGTGATGACGGTCGGCAAGCAGATGGCCGAGGCGTTCCGGCTGCGCGAGCCCCGCCTGCGCGGCCGCGCGCTGCGCGCGCGGATCGTCGATGCGCTCGCGTCGGTCGAGATCCGCGATCCGGCGCGCGTCGCCGACGCGTATCCGCACGAGCTGTCGGGCGGGATGGGCCAGCGCGTGATGATCGCGATGATGGTGTCGACGGGCCCGCGCCTGCTCGTCGCCGACGAGCCGACCTCGGCGCTCGACGTCGCGGTGTCGATGCAGGTGCTCGCGGTGCTCGACAACATGATCGCGCGCCATCGCACGGGCCTCGTGTTCATCAGCCACGACCTGCCGCTCGTGACGTCGTTCTGTGATCGCGTCGCGGTGATGTACGCGGGGCGCATCGTCGAGACGTGCGCGGCGCGCGACCTCGTCCGCGCGACGCACCCGTACACGCGCGGCCTGCTCGCCGCGACGCCGCCGCTCGCGAATCCGCCCGACGAGCTGCCGGTGCTCGAGCGCGATCCGGCATGGTTGACGGAGGCGGCACGATGAGCGGCGCACCGATGATCGACATCCACGACGTATCGATCCGCTTTCCGACCCGCACCGGCCACGTCGACGCGGTGCGCGGCGCGAGTCTCGCCGTCGCCGCGGGCGAGGCGTTCGGGCTCGTCGGCGAATCCGGCTCCGGCAAGTCGACGCTGCTGCGCGCGCTGACGGGCCTCGTGCCGCTCGCGGGCGGCACGCTGTCGATCGACGCGCGGCCGGTCGGCGGCAAGCTCGACCGCGCGTTCCGGCGCGACGTGCAGATGGTGTTTCAGGACCCCTATGCGTCGCTGCACCCGCGCTTCACAGTCGACGAGACGCTGCGCGAGCCGCTCGCGATCCACCGGATGCCGGACGCTGACGAGCGAATCGCGCGCGCGCTCGCCGAAGTCGGCCTCGGCCCCGCGTTCCGCTTTCGCTATCCGCATCAACTGTCGGGCGGCCAGCGGCAGCGCGTCGCGATCGCGCGCGCGCTGATCGTCGAGCCGCGCGTGCTGCTGCTCGACGAGCCGACGTCGGCGCTCGACGTGTCGGTGCAGGCGGAAATCCTGAATCTGCTGAAACGGCTGCATCGCGAGCGCGGGCTGACAATGATGCTCGTGAGCCACAACCTCGCCGTCGTCGGGTTCCTGTGCAGCCGCGTCGCGGTGATGCGCGACGGCGCGCTCGTCGAGCAGCTCGGGATCGCCGACGTGCGCGCGGCGCACGTCGGCACCGAGTACACGCGCACGCTGCTGCGCGCGACGCAAGGCTATCGGCGCGCGGGCTGACCGATCGCGGCGCGCCTCGTCGCCGCATCGGACGCGCCGCCCGGTCAGTCGCGATTCGCGTCGAGCCACGCGCTGAAGCGCTGGATCTTCTGCTGTCGCGCGACGCTATCCGGATACACGAAGTAATAACGCGCGCCCGTCTTCTGCACGATGTCGAGCGGCGTCGCGAGCCGCCGCGCGGCGAGATCCTCTTCGCTGAGCGTGAGATCGCCCAGCGCGACGCCGAAGCCCTGCGTCGCGGCGCTCGTCGCGAGATCGAGCGAATCGAAGCTCGGCCCGCGATCCGGATCGACGTCGGCCACGCCCGCGTATTCGAGCCACCGGCGCCAGTCGCGATGATCGCGCGTCGGATGCAGCAGCGTATGGCGCGCGAGGTCGCCGGCGTGCGCAAGCGGCCTGTCCTTCAGCCAATCCGGCGAGCATACGGGCGTGAGCCGCTCGTCGAACAGCGGCACGGCCGTCACGTCCGGGCCGGGCGACGTCCCGTAGACGATCGCCGCATCGAACGGCTCGCTCTGGAAGTCGACGTCGTGCCGCCAGGTGGTCGTCATCTGCACGTGCAGGTCCGGATGCTCGCGCTGGAAGCGCATGATGCGCGGCAGCACCCAGCGCATCACGCAGGTCGGCACCTTCAGCGCGAGATCGGTGCGCTGCCGCGTGAGCTTCAGCGAAATGTCCTCGATCCGCGCGAAGCTCTCGACGACGACGGGCAGCAGTTGCTCGCCCTCCGCCGTCAGCGTGAGGCCGCGCGCGTGGCGCATGAAGAGCGGAAAGCCGTAATGCGCTTCGAGCGACTGGATCTGGCGGCTGATCGCCCCTTGCGTCACGCATAGCGCGTCGGCGGCTCGCGTGAAGCTGCGATGGCGCGCGACCGTCGCGAAGATCTGCAGGGCGTTCAAGGGCGGGAGGCGGCGCATGGCGGTCGACGACGAAACTCGGGAGACTCGGAGACGCGCAGGCAATTCGGCACGCGATGCCTGCGGGCGAGCCGTCACGATAAGCGAAATGCGGGCGTTGCGCGAGCACCGGCGTCGGACGTCGCGTCGCCACGCCCTCGCCGCACGCGCAGCGAGGCCGGGCCGGCATGGTTCGAATGCATCGAACAGGCATTGAAACAGGCGTTGCCGCGGGCTTGCGCACGCGATTCGGGCGTTGCCGAACCCGGTTTGGGCGCACCTTCATCGCGCCGCTATCGCAGACGATCGCAGACGATCGCAGGCATCAGCGCCGCGAATCGCGTCACGTGCGACAAACAGGCCGCACTGCCCGCTGGCCACGTCACGCGTTGCGTGTTGTCGGAGCCGATGTCGACGGCGATGTCGCGCCGGATAGCCGGCGCGCGGCAGACCACCGCTCGCGGCGCGACGATACGGGCATCCGCTCGCGGCGCACACGAACACGACCGGACTCCTACCGGACGCTCGAATGGCGACGCGCGCGGCCGCGCGCCGTCAGGCGAATGCCCGCGCGGCGATCCGCGCCGCCGCCGCGATCACGTCGTCGCGCACCGGCGCGTTCTGACTGCGCATCGTCGTGTAGACGACGAACACGATCGGCGCGCGATCCGGCGGATACGCGACGCCGATGTCGTTCCCCGTCCCGTAATCGCCCGTGCCCGTCTTGTCGGCGACGCGCCAGCCGGCCGGCACGCCCGCGCGGAGCCGCGCGTCGCCCGTCTTGTTGCCGAGCATCCACGCGTTGAGCTGCGCGCGCTGCGCGGCCCCGAGCGCATCGCCCGCGAGCAGCCGGCGCACGCTCGCGGCCATCGCGGCGGGCGTCGTCGTATCGCGCTCGTCGCCGGGAATCGCCGTGTTCAGCTCGGTCTCGCGGCGATCGAGGCGGAACGTCGCGTCGCCGATCGAGCGCGCATACGCGGTGACGGCCTGCGGGCCGCCGAGCAGATCGATCAGCAGGTTCGCCGCGGTGTTGTCGCTGTACTGGAGCGTCGCCGCGCACAGCTCGGCGACCGTCATGCCGGCGCCCACGTGCCGCTCGGTGATCGGCGAATAGCGGACGAGGTCGCGCTTCGCGTACGGAATCCGTCGCTGCAGCAGCGCGGCGTCGTCGGCGCTGCGCGCGAGTACCGCAGCCGAGAGCATCATCTTGAACGTGCTGCAGAACGGAAAGCGCTCATCGGCGCGATGCGCGATGCGCGCGCCTGTCGCGGTATCGAGCGCGACGAAGCCGAGGCGGCCGTCGAACGTCGATTCGAGTTCGCGCAATTGCCGCTCGGCGGCGACGTTTTTCGAGTTGCCGCGCAGCGGCGCACATGCGCCGGCGAGCGGTGCGGAAACGGCTGCAACGAGCAGCGAGCGGCGTAACGGAGAATGATTCATCAGGTGGATAGCGAGGAGATTGAACGGGCGTGAATCGCGCCGCGATGCCCGTGCACTGACATCGCGACCCGCAAGCGTATCAGCTCTCGTCACACGAATGCGTGCGGATTTGTGAGCGCCCCCGCGCACGATGTCGTGCGACGCACGTCGGCCCGGCGCACGCGTTTCGCTATCCCTGCTGCCGGCCCGCCAGGTACTGCATCGGATTGACGGGCTTGCCGTCGCGCCGCACCTCGAACAGCATCCCGGCGCGCATGCTGTCGCCGGAGCCCATCTCGGCGATCTGTTCGCCCTGCTGAACGACGTCGCCCGTCTTCACGAGCACCTTGCGGTTATGCGCGTAAGCAGTCAGAAAATCCGCGTTGTGCTGGACGAGGATCAGCGTGCCGTAGCCGTTCAGGCCCGTGCCCGCATACATCACGCGGCCGGACGCCGCCGCGCGCACCGGGTCGCCCGCGTGCCCGACGATCCGGATGCCGCGATTGCGGCCGGGCTGGAATGTTTCGACGACCGCGCCCTTCGCCGGCCAGGCCAGCGCGATCGACTGCGCGTGCCGCTTCGTTTCCTGGACGACGCGATGGTCCGCCGCGCGCTCCGCGGCGCTTTCGGGCGCCGATGCGGGCTGCGATGCGTCGGCCGATGACGCCGCCGCGCCGGCAACGGGCGCGACGCGCGCGCCACTTGCCGACTGAGAGGCGGCCGCGCGCTCCGCGCCCGGCGGCGCGATCCGCAGCACCTGCCCGACGCCGATCCGGGTCCGCCGGCCCATCCGATTCCAGCTCTGCAGATCGCGCACGGCGCAGCCGTTCGCATCCGCGATCGCCGACAGCGTATCGCCGGGCTTCACGACGTAGCGCGTCGCGACGGGCGCCGGCGCGGCCGCCTGCTCCTGATGCTGCGCCGCGTCGCCCGGCGGCGGCGCGGCCGCGGGCTGCGCGGCGCTTGCCGACGACGCGGCGGCGGCCGCGCCGGCGAGCGTATCGGTCGGCGTGACGGGCGACGTGGTCGCACAGCCCGCGACGACGAGCGCGGCGGCCACGCCGGATA from the Burkholderia humptydooensis genome contains:
- a CDS encoding ABC transporter permease, yielding MSTPATPLEALRTLPARRPGVRWALRVLRWALTLAVTFAGLLALTFVIGREVPIDPVLAVLGDRASPQAYAAERIALGLDKPLATQFMIYARDVLHGDLGMSLLTSNPVLDDIKRVFPATLELATLATLIGIALGVPLGVAAAVKHNRPIDHVARFVGLIGNSVPVFWLGLMGLLLFYARLHWVAGPGRLDPVYDGMVDTRTGSLLIDAALAGEWDVLRNALSHIALPAAILGYYSVAYLSRMTRSFMLDQLNQEYIVTARAKGLAERRVIWRHAFGNIAVPLLTVIALTYSNLLEGSVLTEIVFAWPGIGSYLTGALLNADMNAVLGCTLVIGVMFITINLLTDALYRVFDPRAR
- the nikC gene encoding nickel transporter permease — translated: MNAPSDRSAPTPAAATLRAWLLSDAPASRRQATLGLAYRRWRRFAGNPLNLFGLAILAMLVAVALVAPLVMPHDPLRQVLADRLLPPGSPSHWLGTDQLGRDILSRLVAGSRLTLGIAILVVAIVVPIGLAIGTTAGYCGGLVDSALMRITDVALAFPKIVLALAFAAALGPGVVNAVVAISITAWPAYARLARAETLRIANADFIHAARLQGASDLRIVLRHVVPLCLSSVIVRATLDMAGIILTVAGLGFLGLGAQPPSPEWGFMVASGRNVLLDAWWVATLPGAAILVVSIALNLLGDGLRDVFDPRHGA
- a CDS encoding ABC transporter ATP-binding protein, which encodes MSACPASPNTPPLCEIDGLQIGFRTHDGTLVEAVRDLSLTLAPGERLSIVGESGSGKSLTGRALLGLLPAAAQWRARTLRFEGRDLLALGARERRKLCGGAMGMILQDPKYSLNPVMTVGKQMAEAFRLREPRLRGRALRARIVDALASVEIRDPARVADAYPHELSGGMGQRVMIAMMVSTGPRLLVADEPTSALDVAVSMQVLAVLDNMIARHRTGLVFISHDLPLVTSFCDRVAVMYAGRIVETCAARDLVRATHPYTRGLLAATPPLANPPDELPVLERDPAWLTEAAR
- a CDS encoding ABC transporter ATP-binding protein → MVDGGGTMSGAPMIDIHDVSIRFPTRTGHVDAVRGASLAVAAGEAFGLVGESGSGKSTLLRALTGLVPLAGGTLSIDARPVGGKLDRAFRRDVQMVFQDPYASLHPRFTVDETLREPLAIHRMPDADERIARALAEVGLGPAFRFRYPHQLSGGQRQRVAIARALIVEPRVLLLDEPTSALDVSVQAEILNLLKRLHRERGLTMMLVSHNLAVVGFLCSRVAVMRDGALVEQLGIADVRAAHVGTEYTRTLLRATQGYRRAG
- a CDS encoding LysR substrate-binding domain-containing protein, with protein sequence MRRLPPLNALQIFATVARHRSFTRAADALCVTQGAISRQIQSLEAHYGFPLFMRHARGLTLTAEGEQLLPVVVESFARIEDISLKLTRQRTDLALKVPTCVMRWVLPRIMRFQREHPDLHVQMTTTWRHDVDFQSEPFDAAIVYGTSPGPDVTAVPLFDERLTPVCSPDWLKDRPLAHAGDLARHTLLHPTRDHRDWRRWLEYAGVADVDPDRGPSFDSLDLATSAATQGFGVALGDLTLSEEDLAARRLATPLDIVQKTGARYYFVYPDSVARQQKIQRFSAWLDANRD
- a CDS encoding PEN-M family class A beta-lactamase, yielding MNHSPLRRSLLVAAVSAPLAGACAPLRGNSKNVAAERQLRELESTFDGRLGFVALDTATGARIAHRADERFPFCSTFKMMLSAAVLARSADDAALLQRRIPYAKRDLVRYSPITERHVGAGMTVAELCAATLQYSDNTAANLLIDLLGGPQAVTAYARSIGDATFRLDRRETELNTAIPGDERDTTTPAAMAASVRRLLAGDALGAAQRAQLNAWMLGNKTGDARLRAGVPAGWRVADKTGTGDYGTGNDIGVAYPPDRAPIVFVVYTTMRSQNAPVRDDVIAAAARIAARAFA
- a CDS encoding peptidoglycan DD-metalloendopeptidase family protein gives rise to the protein MTGVVSSMSKSKSEIDRSVAWLSGVAAALVVAGCATTSPVTPTDTLAGAAAAASSASAAQPAAAPPPGDAAQHQEQAAAPAPVATRYVVKPGDTLSAIADANGCAVRDLQSWNRMGRRTRIGVGQVLRIAPPGAERAAASQSASGARVAPVAGAAASSADASQPASAPESAAERAADHRVVQETKRHAQSIALAWPAKGAVVETFQPGRNRGIRIVGHAGDPVRAAASGRVMYAGTGLNGYGTLILVQHNADFLTAYAHNRKVLVKTGDVVQQGEQIAEMGSGDSMRAGMLFEVRRDGKPVNPMQYLAGRQQG